The Bombus pascuorum chromosome 13, iyBomPasc1.1, whole genome shotgun sequence nucleotide sequence caattttaccGTACATCAATGATTCTAATAACTTTAGAAACAGTaatcgtctttttcttttaatattaagtaTACGCAAAGTGTGTGTGGAATGCACGAAAAAAAGTCGTGAATATGAACGTGCATTAGCAGTTCAAATTATAATGCTTGCACCATTTGCTCCACATTTCGCTTCGGAATTGTGGTCCGCATTTTCTGAGGTAAAACATCATTTAATAGATAAGAATGAAGTGGACTTAGATAGAGATGTTATGGAACAAAAATGGCCAGAAATAgatatgaattataaaatgacaGTGTCGATCATAGTAAGTACAAagtatttaaagtatttattacttcattatcattatataaatttacattatattatttattatataactatataaataataacagtGTGATTCTTAGAAATCGAAgtactttatttaatactatgtataattttatataaacacaTTATTAATGCTACACCattttgtatactattagataAATAATGCACTTTGCACAAGGATTAGAATACCCAAGTATGAAACAGATAAATTATCACTTGAGGCAGCTCTTGATTTAATAGAGAACGAGCCAGCTGTCCAGAAACGTTTAAAGAAGCATAAGATCGTTAAGTCCAGATTTCTTTCAAGGGAAGGCTGCGATccacaaatattaatttcaacaaaaaaatCGGTAGACAATGTTCAAACGTAATACATCAGGtgagaaaaatagaaacagaaaaagaattatagatatatacataattttttatcaaatatactttttgtatgaaaactaagttatttaaatgtaaagaGTCTGTACATAATGAAACTAACTGTATACGcctatacataaataaaaattttgtttactgTTGCAATGagttaatgaataataaaaataataaaatgaataattattcttacCCAATATCATATTCTCCTACATATTCATTATGCGGTATTTTTTGTAACACCTTAATATAATCAAGTGGTAATTGACTTTCATGTGCACCTTTTAATATTGTTTCTCTGTAAGagaataattagtaattatataaGAAACCTTAAACAAATTGAATAGAATTAAGTATAACATACAAATACAACGGTGAAGGTCTCCTGTGTTTTGGTAGCAAAcacaattttacatttttattaggaTTGTTACATTGCTGATACACTctgcatttaaatattttaccagTAAGTGTTTCTATGTCAACCATTAAagggaaatataatttatctgCTACACCTTCTTGATTATCTAATGTACACATATTACATTCATCTAATTCCCAAATTGCACCccatacaatataattttctgtagGAACAATTGTTGCTGAACATCCACCCCATCTCTTTGAGTGTGTTATAAAATCTAATCTGAAATTCtgatataattcaatatttgcataaataataaagaaaataatgaaattttataaagcataatataaatcttactgttttcaattattcaaaataaaaatagatttacTAACCGCATAGGAAATTTCCTTTAACCATGTATATTTACCTTTAAAAATCCGATATCTTTTCGTACTGCAGTTGgattattaatatgtattctTTTTGTTAACATATTACTTCCGTATgcaaaatataagaatttattagaCATTTCGCCagttaatttatgaaatttattgaagaTAACTTATTAATGGGAACAAAGAGATGAATAGGTTAAGGTATCATTCGttatcaatattaaatatgtatttatgatGTTTTTTGATACAGATATAATTgtactttat carries:
- the LOC132913665 gene encoding gamma-glutamylcyclotransferase-like isoform X1, with product MSNKFLYFAYGSNMLTKRIHINNPTAVRKDIGFLKNFRLDFITHSKRWGGCSATIVPTENYIVWGAIWELDECNMCTLDNQEGVADKLYFPLMVDIETLTGKIFKCRVYQQCNNPNKNVKLCLLPKHRRPSPLYLETILKGAHESQLPLDYIKVLQKIPHNEYVGEYDIGLPLKEIWT
- the LOC132913665 gene encoding gamma-glutamylcyclotransferase-like isoform X2 — encoded protein: MSNKFLYFAYGSNMLTKRIHINNPTAVRKDIGFLKNFRLDFITHSKRWGGCSATIVPTENYIVWGAIWELDECNMCTLDNQEGVADKLYFPLMVDIETLTGKIFKCRVYQQCNNPNKNVKLCLLPKHRRPSPLYLETILKGAHESQLPLDYIKVLQKIPHNEYVGEYDIGILSR